The sequence CCATCTTATACCTGGGATGCGCGAGGCCTTTTATCCAATTTTAATTATTTCCCAAAATATTCCAATTATCATCTTGGCACCATTGCTTGTTATTTGGTTCGGATTTGGAATATTGCCTAAGATAATTGTTATTATACTAGTTTGCTTTTTTCCTATTACCATTGCTGCTCTTGATGGATTTCGGCAAACAAGTGAGGAATTAAAGCATTATATGCAAATGGCAGGTGCAAATAAACAGCAAATTTTCTTGAAGCTGGAGTGGCCATATGCACTGCCCTCATTATTTAGTGGATTAAAAATATCTGCCACGTATAGTGTGATGGGAACGGTCATTTCAGAGTGGCTAGGTTCTAGTGAAGGTATCGGATATTACATGACTTTAGCCTCTTCTTCGTTTCGGACAGATCGTGTATTTGTAGCTATTTTATTTATCGTCGTATTAAGTTTGTTATTTTTTCTGCTGCTAACGTATTTAGAACAAAAAGTTATTCGTTGGAAGCTGATTGAAGAAGGAGATCACCATGGGTAAATTAGAAATTGAAAGGATTCAAAAATCATATGGCGATAATCAAGTATTAGCCGACATTTCCTTTACCGTCCAAGATGGAGAATTTGTCGCTATCCTAGGGCCATCTGGAAGCGGGAAAAGTACATTGTTTCGTCTAATAGGCGGAATTAGTACACCAGATGCCGGTACCATTCGCCTCAATCATAAAGATATAACAGGTTTACGCGGCTTTATTAGCTATATGCCACAGGCTAGTTCACTTCTGCCTTGGCGGACGGTCTTAAAAAATGTCATGCTTGGAAAAGAAATTGTAGATAGTAAAACGAATGAAGAGCAAGCATTAGAAATGATTGCTCGTGCTGGGCTGGCAGGCTATGAGTATGCTTACCCACATCAATTATCAGGTGGGATGAAACAACGGGTTTCTTTTCTTCGCAGCATGCTTAGCCCACAGCCAATTATTTGCTTAGATGAACCATTTTCGGCACTAGATGAATGGACAAGACTGGAAATGCAAAAGTGGTTGTTATCGATATGGGAACAGTATCAGCGTTCGATTTTGTTTGTGACTCATCATATTGAAGAAGCGCTGTTTTTAGCTGATCGAATTATCGTTTTGTCAGAAAAACCAGCGCTAGTGAAGAAGGAAGTTTTTATCCCCTTTGAACGACCTCGGTCAGAAGACATTGTATTAAGTAAAGCATTTTTAGAGTATAAGAAAATGATTTATCATGAATTGAGGGGATCATAATGCAAGGAAAAATTATTGATGCGCATATTCATTTAGACATGTATACGAAGGACGAGCAAAATCAAATCTTAATCGACTTGGAGCAAGAAAAAATTACGGCTGTCATCTCTGTATCTAACCATTTAGCTTCATCCATTGCAAATTTGCGGCTAGCCGAACAATATGAAAAAATTTATCCGGCATTTGGATTTCATCCGGAGCAGGAACTGCCATCTGAAGAGGAACTTGAAGAATTAATCCAGTTTATTCAACAATATAAGGATCAAGCAATCGCCATAGGGGAAGTTGGTTTACCTTACTATATGCGCCAGAAAGCAGTAAAAATGAACATAGAGCCCTATTTAGAGCTGCTGGAAGTCTTTATAAAGCTTAGTAAACAATGGGATAAACCGATTAGCTTACATGCTGTCTATGAGGATGCTGATTTAGTCTGTGACCTGTTGGAAAAGCACTCTATAGATAAAGCGCATTTTCATTGGTTTAAAGGTAGTTATCAAACGATAGAACGCATGATCCAAAATGGCTACTTTATTTCTATCACTCCTGACATATGCTATGAAAAAGAGATTCAACAGCTTGTAAAAGAATATCCTCTTACTCATATAATGGTAGAAACAGACGGTCCTTGGCCATTTACTGGACCATTTGCCAATCAATTAACCAGTCCTGTTATGATCCATGATACGATTATAAAAATTGCACAAATAAAAAAGCAGTCGATTGCAAATGTATACGAACAGATTTTTACTACAACGAAGCAGTTTTTTGCGCTATAACGCTTATTCCACCTTTGTCTGTCAATATACAGATTAAAATAGATTGTACCCAATTGCTCTACGATTCTTGGTATATATTCATTATCATAGCAGGTTATTAGTCATTTAGAACCAAATTTTAACAATGCGTGAATAGGACAATACCGTAGAGAAATATAAATAGAATAAATGTTATTATAAGGAAATAGAGCCTTTTTATCCCTCATTTTTGGATAGTAAAGTTCCTACTTCAGATTAATTGTTAGTTGAAAGGGACAAGTGGGGACTACTGTATGTTAGCGAGAATAAACTCTAGTTATATGAAGTTTATCCCGCATGTAAGGTGCCGTAAGCCTCCCACTTCAAGAGCCTGAGTTGGTTAAAAAGAGTCTAAGTGGGAGAGAACGGCACCTAAATGCCCGATTCGTTTAACTAACATTCCGTGTAAAAAGCATTCCACGGAATGAAGTTTCACTTTATCCCGTATGTAACTGGAGTAAGACCATCACTTGAATGCTACGAGGTGAATCCTAAGAGGATAAGTTGGAAAATCCAACTACAAGTCAAATGCCCGATTCTGTTCAGAGGCCTTTAGGTCATACCCTTGCGGTACGGTACTAACAATCAGTGGAATTAAAAGAATATCCCCACTGATTGAAGGTTTATTTTATTAAACGTATATAAGTAATGGCTAAGGGTGGGGGAAGATGACGAAAAAAGTGTTATTGTTTGGCGATGTTGGTATTGATGATACGGTTGCACTTATTTATGCATATTTTAATGCTGCTATTGATATTGTAGGAATTGTAGCAGACTATGGCAATATTTCAAGGCAGAATGCACTGATTAATATTCATTATGTAAAAAGTCTCTTTCCTTCAGAGGAAGTAAAGAAGATTAAAGTGATTGCCGGAGCTCATATTCCAATGACTGGTGAAGATCCAAAATATGTACCGGAAATCCATGGGGAATATGGATTGGGTCCGATCATTCCTCCTAAGATGCTGCATGATGGAATAAGTGATAATTTTTTTGAAGTTGTCGAGATTATTAAAAAATATAAAGAAGAAGATTTAATTATTGTTAATATTGGCAGATTAACTTCTTTAGCCAGTTTATTTATCTTGTATGAATCATTAATGAACACTGTAAAAGCGTATTACATTATGGGAGGAGCATTCTGGATTCCTGGTAATATTACAGCAGTTTCGGAAGCAAATTTTTATGGTGACCCTGCCGCAGCCCAAGTGGTTTTAGCAAACGCAAAAAATGTTAAGATTATTCCTTTAAATGCAACAAATCAAGCGATTGCTACCCCAAAGATGGTAAACTATATTGATCAAGTAGGTAAAGTACCTCTCATTAAAATATTGCTAGATTATTATTATGATTTTTACAAGAAGCGAAATCCATCTATCCAAGGATCCCCTTTACATGATGTACTGACACTGATGGCAGTGATTCATCCAGGTATGTTGACATATCAAAGTCAT is a genomic window of Virgibacillus proomii containing:
- a CDS encoding nucleoside hydrolase, which codes for MTKKVLLFGDVGIDDTVALIYAYFNAAIDIVGIVADYGNISRQNALINIHYVKSLFPSEEVKKIKVIAGAHIPMTGEDPKYVPEIHGEYGLGPIIPPKMLHDGISDNFFEVVEIIKKYKEEDLIIVNIGRLTSLASLFILYESLMNTVKAYYIMGGAFWIPGNITAVSEANFYGDPAAAQVVLANAKNVKIIPLNATNQAIATPKMVNYIDQVGKVPLIKILLDYYYDFYKKRNPSIQGSPLHDVLTLMAVIHPGMLTYQSHPVYIVQDVAGIARGQSIADIRPYVDLKSDTQGDSVVGGEVHEIAFELDYATFYYDFMSVMTK
- a CDS encoding ABC transporter permease, with the translated sequence MRKKLLKGWRPVLVLILFMLSWEFICSWFHVPEWLLPAPSIILQEAITGWSDYVHHLVSTIQLTIVGFLVGSSVGILVAVCLHLIPGMREAFYPILIISQNIPIIILAPLLVIWFGFGILPKIIVIILVCFFPITIAALDGFRQTSEELKHYMQMAGANKQQIFLKLEWPYALPSLFSGLKISATYSVMGTVISEWLGSSEGIGYYMTLASSSFRTDRVFVAILFIVVLSLLFFLLLTYLEQKVIRWKLIEEGDHHG
- a CDS encoding TatD family hydrolase, with product MQGKIIDAHIHLDMYTKDEQNQILIDLEQEKITAVISVSNHLASSIANLRLAEQYEKIYPAFGFHPEQELPSEEELEELIQFIQQYKDQAIAIGEVGLPYYMRQKAVKMNIEPYLELLEVFIKLSKQWDKPISLHAVYEDADLVCDLLEKHSIDKAHFHWFKGSYQTIERMIQNGYFISITPDICYEKEIQQLVKEYPLTHIMVETDGPWPFTGPFANQLTSPVMIHDTIIKIAQIKKQSIANVYEQIFTTTKQFFAL
- a CDS encoding ABC transporter ATP-binding protein; translated protein: MGKLEIERIQKSYGDNQVLADISFTVQDGEFVAILGPSGSGKSTLFRLIGGISTPDAGTIRLNHKDITGLRGFISYMPQASSLLPWRTVLKNVMLGKEIVDSKTNEEQALEMIARAGLAGYEYAYPHQLSGGMKQRVSFLRSMLSPQPIICLDEPFSALDEWTRLEMQKWLLSIWEQYQRSILFVTHHIEEALFLADRIIVLSEKPALVKKEVFIPFERPRSEDIVLSKAFLEYKKMIYHELRGS